The following DNA comes from Opitutaceae bacterium.
TCACTTCAGTGCCGACGTGGACGTTGGCTCCCTCTTCTCGGACAAGTTGGTCATCGAATCCGCAACTGTTGATCTCGAGTCGCTTACGCTCATCCGTGCGATCGATGGCACGTTGAATGCCAAGCTTTTCGCCGACAGGCTTCAGGGTGAGGATGCCAGCCAGTCGGCCCCGGAAAGGAAAGGCGAGAAGGCGCCAGCCAAGGCGTACTTGATCAAGCACCTCGAGGTACGTGTCGGCAAGCTTCGCACGGAAAGCTACTCGGGTCAAAAGCCTGCGGCGCGGGAGTTTAATCTCGGTTTTGCGCAGACCTATCAAAACGTGACCGACGTGAAGCAATTGCTCTCGGGCCCGATCATGAAGAGCTTCTCAGCTGCCGGCGCAGCCCTCACAAACTTGATGCCTTCCGATTGGGCTAAACTGCTCGAAGACGGGGGGAAGAGCGGCAAGACCCTCCTCAAGGAACTCGGTCGGCGCGCGACAGAGGCACTGCAATCTACCTCCGGCACGCTTGAAGAATCGCGAAAGCCTTAGTTAGATGTCTTTTTATGAACGAAACCGCCAATACTACACCCCAACCTGATACCCCGCCCGCCTCTGAAGCCCAGACCGCTTCGACCGCAACGGGTGCCGCCCAGGGAACCTCTGGTTCGGCCCAGGCACCGGCTGCGGACTTGGCTGCAGTGGAGGAGAAACTCGCCGCTGCAAAGAAAGAAGCTGCAGAGAATTACGATAGATATGTTCGTCTTGCGGCTGATATGGAGAACCTTCGCAAGCGCGTGGTGCGCGAGAAGGATGAGCTAAGGCAGTTCGCCGCAGGACGCGTTCTCGAGGACCTGCTTCCAGTCCTCGATAACTTGGGCCTCGGACTTTCCGCCGCGAAGGCTCCGAATGCCGATTTGAAGAATCTCGTCGGAGGCATCTCCATGGTGCTCGAGCAGTTAAAGGGAGCCCTCGCCAACCACGGATTGAAGGACATCCACCCCCAGGGTCGGCCCTTCGATCCCAACCTGCATGAGGCCATCTCCAGCCAGGCCTCTTCTGAAACTCCGGAAGGCAGCGTGTTGCAGGTGGTTCGCACCGGCTACCTGCTCAATGGGCGCCTGCTGAGGCCGGCTTCGGTGATTGTATCGACCGGCGCTGCACACGAAACCGTTGTTTGAAATCCATGGCCACTCAGGAAGATTACTACGAGCTTCTCGGCGTCACCAAGGGTGCCTCTGAGGAGGAACTGAAGAAGGCATATCGCAAGAAGGCCGTGCAGTATCACCCGGATAAGAACCCGGGCAACAAGCAGGCCGAAGAGATGTTCAAAAAGGTTTCGGAGGCCTACGAAGTGCTGAAAGACCCCCAAAAGCGGGCGGCCTACGACCGCTATGGTCACGCCGCTTTCCAGCAGGGCGGCGCCACTGGACCACGTGGTGGCGGCGCGGGAGGTTTTCACGACCCCTTCGATATCTTTCGCGAGGTATTTGGCGGTGCCGGGGGCGCGGGCGGTGGAATTTTCGATGAGTTTTTTGGCGGCGGCGGCGGCAACAACCGCGATGGCTCCGATCTGCGCTACGACCTGCAAATCACCCTCGAGGAGGCGGCCCGCGGGGTCGAAAAAGAAATCAGTTTCCGCAAGTCAATGGGTTGTGAGCGATGTGACGGTACGGGTGCCGAGCCGGGATCGAAAAAGGTCACCTGCCCCACCTGCCGCGGTGCAGGCCAGATTCGCCGTTCAGGCGGCATCATCACGTTTACACAGGCTTGCCCCACTTGCGGCGGCACGGGTTCGAAGATCGAGAAGCCGTGTTCTGCTTGCCGCGGAGAAGGCCGTGTGGCGAAGACCACCAAGCTCAACGTCCGCATCCCTCCCGGCGTCGACAGCGGGTCGCGTTTGCGCTCCGCAGGCAATGGCGAGGCCGGTTTCGCCGGCGGCCAGCCCGGCGACTTGTACATCGTGATCAACGTTGCTGACCATGACGTATTCGAAAGGCAGAATGACGACCTGTTCTGCGAGATCCCGATCAAGTTTACTCTCGCGACGCTTGGGGGTACGATCGAAGTCCCCACTCTAAACGGCAAAGCCTCGCTCAAGATTCCTTCCGGTACCCAGAGCGGCACCACATTCAGGCTGAAAGGGAAGGGCATTCCCAACCTTCGATCTGGAAACCCGGGCGACCAACTCGTCCGCGTCCATGTCGAAGTGCCAACAGGTTTATCGAGTGAACAACGCAAGAAACTCGAGGAATTTGCGCACCTGTGCGGAGATGCCCACGAGCCCATGGCCAGATCCTTCTTCGAAAAAGCCAAACGGTTCTTCTGACGCCCGGACAACGCGACGGCGTCAACCCGCGCCCCGCCAAGGGGTAAAAACTCACCCACCAGCAGGGCCCGCCACTCGACCGCTCACCCTCTCGACTCCTCATTCCCTTGCTCCCCAACCCCAAACTCCATTCCCTCGAATCCGCGACAACCCTGCGCAAGGCGTGGCGCGATTCGGGAAAGCGTGTGGTGTTGACCAACGGGGTGTTCGACCTGCTTCACACAGGCCATCTCTATTACCTCCAGCAGGCGAGAGCGCTGGGAGACGTCCTTGTTATCGCACTAAATGGTGACCAGTCCGTGAGGGAGCTGAAAGGCCCCCTTCGACCGGTGGTGGATGAGCGCTCCCGTGCCTACGCCTTGGCGGCGACTTGGTTCGTCGATGCGATCGTGATTTTCCAAGCCAAACGTCTGACCGCGGAGATTCAGGCTCTTCAGCCCGACGTGTACGCCAAGGCGGGAGACTACACGCTTGA
Coding sequences within:
- a CDS encoding adenylyltransferase/cytidyltransferase family protein; the encoded protein is MLPNPKLHSLESATTLRKAWRDSGKRVVLTNGVFDLLHTGHLYYLQQARALGDVLVIALNGDQSVRELKGPLRPVVDERSRAYALAATWFVDAIVIFQAKRLTAEIQALQPDVYAKAGDYTLEKLDAGERAALEACQTEIHFLPFLPGFSTTELIRRVRAAGEI
- a CDS encoding nucleotide exchange factor GrpE; this translates as MNETANTTPQPDTPPASEAQTASTATGAAQGTSGSAQAPAADLAAVEEKLAAAKKEAAENYDRYVRLAADMENLRKRVVREKDELRQFAAGRVLEDLLPVLDNLGLGLSAAKAPNADLKNLVGGISMVLEQLKGALANHGLKDIHPQGRPFDPNLHEAISSQASSETPEGSVLQVVRTGYLLNGRLLRPASVIVSTGAAHETVV
- the dnaJ gene encoding molecular chaperone DnaJ, whose amino-acid sequence is MATQEDYYELLGVTKGASEEELKKAYRKKAVQYHPDKNPGNKQAEEMFKKVSEAYEVLKDPQKRAAYDRYGHAAFQQGGATGPRGGGAGGFHDPFDIFREVFGGAGGAGGGIFDEFFGGGGGNNRDGSDLRYDLQITLEEAARGVEKEISFRKSMGCERCDGTGAEPGSKKVTCPTCRGAGQIRRSGGIITFTQACPTCGGTGSKIEKPCSACRGEGRVAKTTKLNVRIPPGVDSGSRLRSAGNGEAGFAGGQPGDLYIVINVADHDVFERQNDDLFCEIPIKFTLATLGGTIEVPTLNGKASLKIPSGTQSGTTFRLKGKGIPNLRSGNPGDQLVRVHVEVPTGLSSEQRKKLEEFAHLCGDAHEPMARSFFEKAKRFF
- a CDS encoding AsmA family protein; this encodes MNTPSRHENNASRGGVITRLLIVLAVVCILGVVAWVLLLPSVVAKVVSSRTGFAFKAEQVSVNPLAGTVRLDGLKLENPSTYPKPDFVDLRHFSADVDVGSLFSDKLVIESATVDLESLTLIRAIDGTLNAKLFADRLQGEDASQSAPERKGEKAPAKAYLIKHLEVRVGKLRTESYSGQKPAAREFNLGFAQTYQNVTDVKQLLSGPIMKSFSAAGAALTNLMPSDWAKLLEDGGKSGKTLLKELGRRATEALQSTSGTLEESRKP